Proteins encoded in a region of the Scyliorhinus canicula chromosome 2, sScyCan1.1, whole genome shotgun sequence genome:
- the LOC119962259 gene encoding sodium/potassium/calcium exchanger 1-like, translating into MVKVDEGNAVDVVYVDFKKIFHKVPYKQQIGKIKVHGVEGEVQVEGEVQVEGEVQVEGEVQVEGEVQVEGEAQVEGEAQVEGEAQVEGEVQVEGEVQVEGEVRLEGEVRLEGEVQVEGEIQEEGEVQVEGEIQVEGEIQEEGEVQEDGEVQVEGEVQVEGEVQVEGEVQVEGEVQVEGEVQEEGEVQVEGEVQEEGEVQVEGEVQEDGEVQVKTVVQEEGEVQEEGEVQVEGEVQEEGEVQEEGEVQEEGEVQEEGEVQEEGEVQEESEVQEEGEVQEEGEVQEEGEVQEEGEDQEEGEVHLMSH; encoded by the exons ATGGTGAAAGTTGATGAAGGgaatgcagtggatgttgtctatgtggatttCAAGAAAATCTTTCACAAAGTACCATATAAACAGCAAATTGGCAAAATTAAGGTCCATGGA GTGGAGGGCGAGGTCCAGGTGGAAGGCGAGGTCCAGGTGGAGGGCGAGGTCCAGGTGGAGGGCGAGGTCCAGGTGGAGGGCGAGGTCCAGGTGGAGGGCGAGGcccaggtggagggtgaggcccaggtggagggtgaggcCCAGGTGGAAGGCGAGGTCCAGGTGGAGGGCGAGGTCCAGGTGGAAGGCGAGGTCCGGTTGGAGGGCGAGGTCCGGTTGGAGGGCGAGGTCCAGGTGGAGGGTGAAAtccaggaggagggagaggtccaggtggagggtgagaTCCAGGTGGAGGGTGAAAtccaggaggagggagaggtccAGGAGGACGGCGAGGTCCAGGTGGAGGGCGAGGTCCAGGTGGAGGGCGAGGTCCAGGTGGAGGGCGAGGTCCAGGTGGAGGGCGAGGTCCAGGTGGAGGGCGAGGTCCAGGAGGAGGGCGAGGTCCAGGTGGAGGGCGAGGTCCAGGAGGAGGGCGAGGTCCAGGTGGAGGGCGAGGTCCAGGAGGACGGCGAGGTCCAGGTGAAGACAGTGGTCCAGGAAGAGGGCGAGGTCCAGGAGGAAGGCGAGGTCCAGGTGGAGGGCGAGGTCCAGGAGGAAGGCGAGGTCCAGGAGGAAGGTGAGGTCCAGGAGGAGGGCGAGGTCCAGGAGGAAGGTGAGGtccaggaggagggtgaggtcCAGGAGGAGAGCGAGGTCCAGGAGGAAGGCGAGGTCCAGGAGGAGGGCGAGGtccaggaggagggtgaggtccaggaggagggtgaggaccAGGAGGAGGGCGAGGTCCATCTAATGTCACACTGA